A region of Piscinibacter gummiphilus DNA encodes the following proteins:
- a CDS encoding ExbD/TolR family protein yields the protein MPAVAGRGSRRRTIAEMNMVPFIDVMLVLLIIFMVSAPLITPGVVDLPTVGKSKQQPQHVIEVVIAKDETMKLRLDNKENGTATMSNLRQRVVSLQGGDDNTPVVISADRSVKYELVVKTMDALQRAGVQRVGLAVKTTGV from the coding sequence ATGCCCGCCGTCGCCGGACGCGGCTCGCGCCGCCGCACCATCGCCGAGATGAACATGGTCCCGTTCATCGACGTGATGCTCGTGCTGCTGATCATTTTCATGGTCAGCGCCCCGCTCATCACGCCGGGCGTGGTCGACCTGCCCACCGTGGGCAAGAGCAAGCAGCAGCCGCAGCACGTGATCGAGGTCGTGATCGCGAAGGACGAGACCATGAAGCTGCGCCTCGACAACAAGGAGAACGGCACCGCCACGATGAGCAACCTACGCCAGCGCGTGGTGTCGCTGCAGGGCGGCGACGACAACACGCCGGTGGTGATCTCCGCCGACCGCTCCGTCAAGTACGAACTCGTGGTCAAGACCATGGATGCGCTGCAGCGCGCCGGTGTGCAACGCGTCGGCCTCGCCGTGAAGACCACCGGTGTTTGA
- a CDS encoding serine/threonine-protein kinase, producing the protein MSGPEPEPSLPAPADATSAPDSAPWSDTDLGLSATPAARTYASPNGDPESQPGTQPAKAVVATDQLSTIGHIGRYALKYQIGEGGLGRVYAAHDPLLSRLIAIKTLNLEISADERDSFNALFLNEARAAGGLSHPHIVTVFDAGVSEQGPYIAMELLRGRDLRQLRLEGWRPTPTQAALVIRRVADALAYAHSKGVVHRDIKPANIFMVGRTQPRVLDFGIARVAHQHDAQGDGDLVGGSPYYMSPEQIRGDTVDRRTDVFSLGVVLYELLTDVRPFRGSTLSEITGSVLEYEPPAAHEVDATVPKALSEIAARAMQKNRDDRFSSARSLSRELRHWLEEHPQQDAEAPEAPAAASKRRLAWAAAGVAGLAIAGAAWWSFTSHGTGAEALQAALPTASAAQPAPAEAPPPAEPAPAPVAAEQVAAAEPASAVPPLPDPAPAAGPAPAAPNLVAANTAVPATPAAETPLPTVKLTPPAPATPAVKPPAADVAQAKPAKPPKETAKERRAREARERAEKAATPAVAATGTVRIAVSPWGNVEVDGRSVGTAPPLNELNLPEGRHTVVIRNDEFPPFTATVNVVSGQPVNVKHRFGS; encoded by the coding sequence ATGTCTGGACCCGAGCCCGAACCGTCCCTGCCAGCCCCTGCCGACGCGACATCCGCCCCGGACTCCGCGCCGTGGAGCGACACGGACCTGGGTCTGTCCGCCACGCCGGCCGCGCGCACCTACGCCAGCCCCAACGGCGACCCTGAAAGCCAACCCGGCACCCAGCCCGCGAAGGCCGTCGTCGCCACCGACCAGCTCTCCACCATCGGCCACATCGGCCGCTACGCCCTCAAGTACCAGATCGGCGAGGGTGGCCTCGGCCGCGTCTACGCCGCGCACGACCCGCTGCTGTCGCGCCTCATCGCCATCAAGACGCTGAACCTCGAGATCTCGGCCGACGAGCGCGATTCGTTCAACGCCCTGTTCCTCAACGAGGCCCGCGCCGCCGGCGGCCTGAGCCACCCGCACATCGTCACGGTGTTCGACGCCGGCGTCAGCGAGCAGGGCCCGTACATCGCGATGGAACTGCTGCGCGGCCGTGACCTGCGCCAGCTGCGCCTCGAAGGCTGGCGGCCCACGCCCACGCAGGCCGCACTCGTGATCCGCCGCGTCGCCGACGCCCTCGCCTACGCCCACTCGAAGGGTGTGGTGCACCGGGACATCAAGCCCGCCAACATCTTCATGGTCGGGCGCACGCAGCCGCGCGTGCTCGACTTCGGCATCGCCCGCGTCGCGCACCAGCACGATGCGCAGGGCGACGGCGACCTGGTCGGCGGCTCGCCGTACTACATGTCGCCCGAGCAGATCCGCGGCGACACCGTCGACCGCCGCACCGACGTCTTCTCGCTCGGCGTGGTGCTGTACGAACTGCTGACCGACGTGCGCCCGTTCCGCGGCAGCACGCTGTCCGAGATCACCGGTTCGGTGCTCGAGTACGAACCGCCGGCCGCGCACGAGGTGGACGCCACCGTGCCGAAGGCACTCTCCGAGATCGCTGCCCGCGCCATGCAGAAGAACCGCGACGACCGGTTCAGCTCGGCCCGGTCGCTGTCCCGCGAACTGCGCCACTGGCTCGAGGAACATCCCCAGCAGGATGCCGAGGCCCCCGAAGCCCCCGCCGCCGCGTCGAAACGTCGCCTGGCCTGGGCCGCCGCCGGGGTCGCGGGCCTCGCCATCGCGGGCGCGGCCTGGTGGTCCTTCACCTCGCACGGCACCGGGGCCGAGGCCCTGCAGGCCGCGTTGCCCACCGCGTCCGCCGCGCAGCCCGCGCCGGCCGAAGCGCCGCCGCCCGCCGAGCCCGCACCGGCCCCCGTGGCCGCCGAGCAGGTCGCCGCCGCCGAGCCCGCTTCCGCGGTGCCACCGCTGCCCGATCCGGCGCCGGCCGCCGGCCCGGCCCCCGCCGCCCCGAACCTCGTGGCCGCCAACACCGCGGTCCCCGCCACGCCCGCGGCCGAAACGCCGCTGCCCACGGTCAAGCTCACACCTCCGGCGCCCGCCACCCCGGCCGTGAAGCCCCCGGCGGCCGACGTCGCCCAGGCCAAGCCCGCCAAGCCGCCGAAGGAAACCGCCAAGGAGCGCCGCGCCCGCGAGGCCCGCGAACGCGCCGAAAAGGCCGCCACGCCGGCCGTGGCCGCCACCGGCACCGTGCGCATCGCCGTCAGCCCGTGGGGCAACGTCGAGGTGGATGGCCGCTCGGTCGGTACCGCCCCGCCGCTCAACGAACTCAACCTGCCCGAAGGCCGCCACACCGTGGTGATCCGCAACGACGAATTCCCGCCGTTCACGGCCACCGTCAACGTGGTCTCGGGCCAACCCGTCAACGTGAAACACCGATTCGGATCATGA
- a CDS encoding anti-sigma factor has protein sequence MIELDDAEGRDGAAGEYVLGTLGAEDHAAFEAVLGRDADLRARVGAWQDRLLPLTGRVSPVGPSPALWRRIEVSVGAVSRTPRRQPASPPWWNRLRLWQGLGAAGLAASLLMGALLLRQAVPEPAGARYLAVLQSPDQRSTGWVVELQAGRTLRLVPVGDVGSVPAGRAWQFWTKPEGAAGPTSLGLVRAGQTLELPVQRLPAVGARQLFEITLEPEAGSPTGRPTGPILYVGRTVAL, from the coding sequence GTGATCGAACTCGACGACGCCGAGGGACGCGACGGGGCGGCCGGGGAGTACGTGCTGGGCACGCTCGGCGCGGAGGACCATGCCGCGTTCGAGGCGGTGCTGGGCCGCGACGCGGACCTGCGCGCCCGGGTCGGCGCCTGGCAGGACCGGCTGCTGCCGCTCACGGGCAGGGTGTCCCCGGTGGGGCCGTCGCCCGCGCTGTGGCGGCGGATCGAGGTGTCCGTCGGCGCCGTGTCCCGGACACCTCGGCGCCAGCCGGCATCGCCCCCCTGGTGGAACCGGCTCCGGCTGTGGCAGGGCCTGGGTGCGGCCGGCCTGGCCGCATCGTTGCTGATGGGCGCGCTGCTGCTGAGGCAGGCCGTTCCAGAACCGGCGGGCGCCCGCTACCTCGCGGTGCTGCAAAGCCCCGACCAGCGGTCCACCGGCTGGGTCGTCGAGTTGCAGGCCGGCCGCACGCTGAGGCTGGTGCCGGTGGGCGACGTGGGCAGTGTCCCCGCGGGCCGGGCCTGGCAGTTCTGGACGAAGCCGGAAGGGGCGGCGGGCCCGACCTCGCTCGGCCTCGTGCGGGCCGGGCAGACACTCGAGTTGCCGGTGCAGCGGCTCCCCGCCGTCGGGGCGCGCCAGCTGTTCGAGATCACGCTGGAACCCGAGGCGGGGTCGCCCACCGGGCGGCCCACCGGACCGATCCTGTACGTGGGCCGCACGGTGGCCCTTTGA
- the ribBA gene encoding bifunctional 3,4-dihydroxy-2-butanone-4-phosphate synthase/GTP cyclohydrolase II: protein MPISPIPELVAELAAGRMVILVDEEDRENEGDLVLAADHVTPEAINFMARFGRGLICLTLPRERCERLQLPPMTRRNGTQHGTAFTVSIEAATGVTTGISAADRARTVQAAVAKDAQASDLVQPGHIFPLQAQDGGVLMRAGHTEAGCDLAGMAGLSPTSVICEIMKDDGTMARLPDLEVFAKEHGLKIGTIADLIGYRSRNESLIERLGQRVMHTAQGDFTCTTFRDRTGGVHLALSHGPVDSGDEVLVRVHEPLSVLDLLDAGACGHSWPLPKALAALQASGRGVAVLLNCGDDAKSLLSRLQVEETPAAPRGQMDLRIYGVGAQILRELGVSRMKLLGSPRRMPSMTGFGLEVTGFVAAE, encoded by the coding sequence ATGCCGATTTCACCCATCCCTGAACTGGTCGCCGAACTGGCCGCCGGCCGCATGGTCATCCTCGTCGACGAGGAAGACCGCGAGAACGAGGGCGACCTCGTGCTGGCCGCCGACCACGTGACGCCCGAGGCCATCAACTTCATGGCCCGCTTCGGCCGCGGCCTGATCTGCCTCACGCTCCCGCGCGAGCGCTGCGAGCGGCTCCAGCTGCCGCCCATGACCCGGCGCAACGGCACGCAGCACGGCACCGCGTTCACGGTCTCGATCGAGGCCGCCACCGGGGTGACCACCGGCATCTCCGCCGCCGACCGCGCCCGCACCGTGCAGGCCGCCGTCGCGAAGGACGCGCAGGCGTCCGACCTGGTGCAGCCCGGCCACATCTTCCCGCTGCAGGCGCAGGACGGCGGCGTGCTCATGCGCGCCGGCCACACCGAAGCCGGCTGCGACCTCGCCGGCATGGCCGGCCTGAGCCCCACCTCCGTGATCTGCGAGATCATGAAGGACGACGGCACCATGGCCCGCCTGCCCGACCTCGAGGTCTTCGCGAAGGAACACGGCCTCAAGATCGGCACCATCGCCGACCTGATCGGCTACCGCAGCCGCAACGAATCGCTCATCGAGCGGCTCGGCCAGCGGGTCATGCACACCGCCCAGGGCGACTTCACCTGCACCACGTTCCGCGACCGCACCGGCGGCGTGCACCTCGCGCTGAGCCACGGCCCGGTCGACTCGGGCGACGAGGTGCTCGTGCGCGTGCACGAACCGCTCTCGGTGCTCGACCTGCTCGACGCCGGCGCCTGCGGCCACTCGTGGCCGCTGCCGAAGGCCCTCGCCGCGCTGCAGGCCTCGGGCCGCGGCGTCGCGGTGCTGCTCAACTGCGGCGACGATGCGAAGTCGCTGCTGTCGCGCCTCCAGGTCGAGGAGACCCCGGCCGCGCCGCGCGGCCAGATGGACCTGCGCATCTACGGCGTCGGCGCCCAGATCCTCCGCGAACTCGGCGTCTCGCGCATGAAGCTCCTCGGCAGCCCGCGCCGCATGCCGAGCATGACCGGCTTCGGCCTCGAGGTGACCGGCTTCGTCGCGGCCGAGTGA
- a CDS encoding riboflavin synthase: protein MFTGIITGLGRITAVEALGADPSHGKRLTIETPAAYLDDVQLGDSIALNGACMTVTTFDPAVRRFTIDISAESLDKTAGLATEGPVNLEKALRPSDRLGGHLVSGHVDGVGTVTHFAPVGESWELRIEAPTDLARYLVYKGSITVNGVSLTVNRTEDRATGCEFSINLIPHTLEHTTLGQLEAGSRVNLEIDQIARYTERILSLRTVG from the coding sequence ATGTTCACAGGCATCATCACCGGCCTCGGCCGCATCACCGCCGTCGAGGCCCTCGGCGCGGACCCGTCCCACGGCAAGCGGCTGACGATCGAGACCCCCGCGGCCTACCTCGACGACGTGCAGCTCGGCGACAGCATCGCGCTGAACGGCGCCTGCATGACGGTCACCACCTTCGACCCCGCGGTCCGCCGCTTCACCATCGACATCTCCGCCGAAAGCCTCGACAAGACCGCCGGCCTCGCCACCGAAGGCCCCGTCAACCTCGAGAAGGCCCTGCGTCCCAGCGACCGCCTGGGCGGCCACCTGGTCAGCGGCCACGTCGACGGCGTCGGCACCGTCACCCATTTCGCCCCGGTGGGCGAATCGTGGGAACTGCGCATCGAAGCCCCGACCGACCTCGCCCGCTACCTCGTCTACAAGGGCTCCATCACCGTCAACGGCGTGAGCCTCACCGTGAACCGCACCGAAGACCGTGCCACCGGCTGCGAGTTCAGCATCAACCTGATCCCCCACACGCTGGAACACACCACGCTGGGCCAGCTGGAGGCGGGCAGCCGGGTGAACCTCGAGATCGACCAGATCGCGCGATACACCGAACGGATCCTCTCGCTGCGCACGGTGGGCTGA
- a CDS encoding cell envelope integrity protein TolA encodes MQHPVLNRDDLLPRQPAGMGKGLMLAIAAHVLLVIAITFSVNWSSSDPAGVEAELWSAVPQIAARGAPPVEPEPAPEPPKPEPRPEPVQKPVEAPPPPKPAPDPQIAIEKEKARKEKLQKEKEEKLREQQEQERKEKLEKQKREAEDKKAEEKKLAEKKKQDAARQQAQLDKQRQEQLDRIIKQAGGAANGSPTGQGAVTSGPSSTYAGRIRGAIEPNITFTSELNGNPTAEVEVRQGPDGTITGSRLVKSSGVKEWDDAVLRAVDKTQKLPRDIDGRVISPMILTFRPNK; translated from the coding sequence ATGCAGCACCCCGTCCTGAACCGCGACGACCTGCTGCCCCGCCAGCCCGCCGGCATGGGCAAGGGCCTGATGCTGGCCATCGCGGCCCACGTGCTGCTCGTCATCGCGATCACCTTCAGCGTCAACTGGAGCTCGAGCGACCCCGCCGGGGTCGAGGCCGAGCTGTGGTCGGCCGTGCCGCAGATCGCCGCGCGCGGCGCGCCCCCGGTCGAGCCTGAGCCGGCCCCGGAACCGCCGAAGCCCGAACCCCGGCCCGAGCCGGTGCAGAAGCCGGTCGAAGCTCCGCCGCCCCCGAAGCCCGCCCCCGATCCGCAGATCGCGATCGAGAAGGAAAAGGCGCGCAAGGAGAAGCTGCAGAAGGAGAAGGAGGAAAAGCTCCGCGAGCAGCAGGAACAGGAACGCAAGGAAAAGCTCGAGAAGCAGAAGCGCGAGGCCGAGGACAAGAAGGCCGAAGAGAAGAAGCTCGCCGAGAAGAAGAAGCAGGACGCCGCCCGCCAGCAGGCCCAGCTCGACAAGCAGCGCCAGGAGCAGCTCGATCGCATCATCAAGCAGGCCGGTGGCGCCGCCAATGGTTCACCCACCGGTCAGGGCGCGGTGACGTCGGGGCCCTCCTCCACCTACGCCGGCCGCATCCGGGGCGCCATCGAGCCCAACATCACGTTCACGTCCGAACTCAACGGCAACCCCACGGCCGAGGTCGAGGTGCGCCAGGGTCCGGACGGCACCATCACCGGCAGCCGCCTCGTCAAGAGCAGCGGCGTGAAGGAATGGGACGACGCGGTGCTGCGCGCAGTCGACAAGACGCAGAAGCTGCCGCGCGACATCGACGGGCGCGTGATCTCGCCCATGATCCTCACCTTCCGCCCCAACAAGTAG
- the ribD gene encoding bifunctional diaminohydroxyphosphoribosylaminopyrimidine deaminase/5-amino-6-(5-phosphoribosylamino)uracil reductase RibD, with the protein MRQALALARQAIALTEPNPRVGCVITDAAGRVLGQGHTQQAGGPHAEVMALRDAAARGEDVRGATAYVTLEPCSHHGRTPPCCDALVAAGLGRVVAAIEDPNVLVSGQGHARLRAAGIRVDVGLGGDESRELNIGFFSRMQRGRPWVRLKAAVSLDGRSALENGVSQWITGEAARTDGHAWRRRAGAVLTGVGTVRDDNPRLDVRLVDTPRQPLRVVLDSQLATPPEARILDAPGSVLIVAARADAARADALRARGAEIVEAPAPDGRVDLPTVLRLLGERGINELHVEAGRTLSGAFAQQRLVDEYLVYLAPKLLGRGRDLATFGPLTDLGDAVTLQFHDVERVGTDLRVLARP; encoded by the coding sequence ATGCGGCAGGCCCTCGCGCTCGCGCGCCAGGCCATCGCGCTCACCGAACCGAACCCCCGCGTCGGCTGTGTCATCACCGACGCGGCCGGCCGGGTGCTGGGCCAGGGTCACACGCAGCAGGCCGGCGGCCCCCATGCCGAGGTGATGGCGCTGCGCGACGCCGCGGCACGGGGCGAAGACGTGCGCGGGGCCACCGCGTACGTGACGCTGGAGCCCTGCTCGCACCACGGCCGCACGCCACCCTGCTGCGACGCCCTGGTGGCCGCGGGCCTCGGCCGCGTCGTCGCGGCCATCGAGGACCCGAACGTGCTCGTCTCCGGCCAGGGCCATGCGCGCCTGCGCGCAGCGGGCATCCGGGTGGACGTGGGCCTCGGGGGCGACGAGTCCCGGGAACTCAACATCGGCTTCTTCTCGCGCATGCAGCGCGGCCGACCGTGGGTGCGGCTGAAGGCGGCGGTGTCCCTCGACGGGCGCTCGGCCCTCGAGAACGGCGTCAGCCAGTGGATCACCGGCGAAGCGGCCCGCACCGACGGCCACGCCTGGCGCCGCCGCGCGGGCGCCGTGCTCACCGGCGTGGGCACCGTGCGCGACGACAACCCGCGCCTCGACGTGCGCCTGGTCGACACGCCCCGCCAGCCGCTGCGCGTGGTCCTCGATTCGCAGCTGGCCACACCACCCGAGGCCCGCATCCTCGACGCCCCGGGCTCCGTGCTGATCGTCGCCGCCCGCGCCGATGCCGCCCGGGCCGATGCGCTGCGCGCCCGCGGCGCCGAGATCGTCGAGGCCCCGGCCCCCGACGGCCGCGTCGACCTGCCCACCGTGCTGCGCCTGCTGGGCGAGCGCGGCATCAACGAACTGCACGTCGAGGCGGGGCGCACGCTGAGCGGCGCCTTCGCGCAGCAGCGCCTCGTCGACGAATACCTCGTCTACCTCGCCCCGAAACTCCTGGGCCGGGGGCGCGACCTCGCCACCTTTGGCCCGCTGACCGACCTGGGCGACGCCGTGACGCTACAGTTCCACGACGTCGAGCGTGTCGGCACCGACCTGCGCGTGCTGGCCCGCCCCTGA
- the ybgC gene encoding tol-pal system-associated acyl-CoA thioesterase, with translation MTPDSTFAHTLRIYWEDTDAGGVVFYANYLKFFERARTEWLRARGFEQETLRANQRVMFVVADTRVRYLRPARLDDQLRVTVEVREAGRASMDIAQVAWRGGERLAEGEIRIGCVDTDSFKPRRIPAELLEGLAVGPR, from the coding sequence ATGACCCCAGACTCCACCTTCGCGCACACCCTGCGCATCTACTGGGAAGACACCGACGCCGGCGGCGTCGTCTTCTACGCCAACTACCTGAAGTTCTTCGAACGCGCCCGCACCGAGTGGCTGCGCGCCCGCGGCTTCGAGCAGGAAACCCTGCGCGCGAACCAGCGCGTGATGTTCGTGGTGGCCGACACCCGCGTGCGCTACCTGCGCCCCGCCCGGCTCGACGACCAGCTGCGGGTCACCGTCGAGGTGCGCGAGGCCGGCCGTGCGTCGATGGACATCGCCCAGGTGGCCTGGCGCGGCGGCGAGCGCCTGGCCGAAGGCGAGATCCGCATCGGCTGCGTCGATACCGACAGTTTCAAACCCCGCCGCATTCCCGCCGAGTTGCTGGAGGGTCTGGCCGTGGGACCGCGATAA
- the ribH gene encoding 6,7-dimethyl-8-ribityllumazine synthase has translation MQAADKGQATDLDGTDLRIGIVQARFNEKLTQQLATSCIDELVALGVSAKHIKHVTVPGALEVPIALNAMAESGRFDALVALGCIIRGETYHFELVANESGAGVTRIALDHELPIANAILTVENEEQAWARAEEKGRDAARVAVEMANLLEDLS, from the coding sequence ATGCAAGCTGCTGACAAGGGCCAGGCCACCGATCTGGATGGAACCGACCTGCGCATCGGCATCGTGCAGGCCCGCTTCAACGAGAAGCTCACGCAACAGCTCGCCACGTCGTGCATCGACGAACTGGTGGCGCTGGGCGTGTCGGCCAAGCACATCAAGCACGTGACCGTGCCCGGCGCCCTCGAAGTGCCCATCGCGCTCAACGCGATGGCCGAGAGCGGCCGGTTCGACGCCCTCGTCGCCCTCGGCTGCATCATCCGCGGCGAGACCTACCACTTCGAACTCGTGGCCAACGAGAGCGGCGCCGGCGTGACCCGCATCGCCCTCGACCACGAGCTGCCCATCGCCAACGCGATCCTGACCGTCGAGAACGAGGAACAGGCGTGGGCACGCGCCGAAGAAAAAGGGCGCGACGCCGCCCGTGTGGCCGTGGAAATGGCCAATCTGCTGGAAGACCTTTCGTGA
- a CDS encoding TssQ family T6SS-associated lipoprotein, giving the protein MTKTLLLSLSTAVLMLAAGCAQPPQAPVGLLDVTARPAEKALLAGIRTYEDGQYAESEKQLNAALQAGLVSAKDMAAAQKYLAFIYCTSNRVPLCENAFREARKADPAFALSRSEQGHPSWGPVYKRVLP; this is encoded by the coding sequence ATGACCAAGACCCTGCTGCTGTCGCTCTCCACCGCGGTGCTCATGCTCGCCGCGGGCTGCGCGCAACCGCCGCAGGCCCCGGTCGGCCTGCTCGACGTGACGGCCCGCCCGGCCGAGAAGGCCCTGCTGGCGGGCATCCGCACGTACGAGGACGGCCAGTACGCCGAGTCCGAGAAGCAGCTCAACGCCGCGCTGCAGGCCGGGCTCGTGTCCGCGAAGGACATGGCGGCCGCGCAGAAGTACCTCGCGTTCATCTACTGCACCAGCAACCGCGTGCCGCTGTGCGAGAACGCCTTCCGCGAAGCCCGCAAGGCCGATCCGGCCTTCGCGCTGAGCCGCTCCGAGCAGGGCCACCCGTCCTGGGGCCCGGTCTACAAGCGGGTCTTGCCATAA
- the nusB gene encoding transcription antitermination factor NusB: protein MTDTPKKKPAARGTPKAAAPKSARRRSREVALQGLYEWLISGTEAAVIDAHMREQEGFEKCDPAHFEALLHGCIAEAADLDGVLKRHVDRQTNLLSPIEHGVLMIGAYELKHCIDIPYKVAINEAVELAKSFGGTDGHKYVNGVLDKAAVDLRAVEVEAFKASRR from the coding sequence GTGACCGACACCCCGAAGAAGAAACCCGCCGCCCGCGGCACCCCGAAGGCCGCCGCGCCGAAGTCGGCCCGCCGCCGCTCGCGCGAGGTGGCCCTGCAAGGCCTCTATGAATGGCTGATCTCGGGCACCGAGGCCGCCGTGATCGACGCCCACATGCGCGAGCAGGAGGGCTTCGAGAAGTGCGACCCCGCCCACTTCGAGGCGCTGCTGCACGGCTGCATCGCCGAAGCCGCGGACCTCGACGGCGTGCTCAAGCGCCACGTCGACCGCCAGACGAATCTGCTGTCCCCCATCGAGCACGGCGTGCTGATGATCGGTGCGTACGAACTCAAGCACTGCATCGACATCCCGTACAAGGTCGCCATCAACGAGGCCGTGGAGCTCGCCAAGAGCTTCGGCGGCACCGACGGCCACAAGTACGTGAACGGCGTGCTCGACAAGGCCGCCGTGGACCTGCGTGCCGTCGAAGTCGAAGCCTTCAAGGCCTCGAGGCGCTGA
- the tolQ gene encoding protein TolQ, whose protein sequence is MNQDFSIVSLIMNASFVVKLVMAGLLLTSLASWTVIFGKLFGLRKVRSTNEEFERDFWTGRNLNDLYSDAAQRTNGAPMERIFASGMREFMKLRERRVVDPSALLDGSRRAMRASLQRELDTVESNLSFLATVGSVSPYVGLFGTVWGIMHAFVGLSNLQQVSLATVAPGIAEALVATAIGLFAAIPAVIAYNRFARDIDRIAMQMDTFTEEFSNILQRNAGQPAPAAATVPASMGR, encoded by the coding sequence ATGAACCAGGATTTTTCCATCGTCTCGCTGATCATGAACGCGAGCTTCGTCGTCAAGCTCGTGATGGCCGGCCTGCTGCTCACGTCGCTCGCCAGCTGGACGGTGATCTTCGGCAAGCTCTTCGGCCTGCGCAAGGTGCGCAGCACCAACGAGGAGTTCGAGCGTGACTTCTGGACCGGGCGCAACCTCAACGACCTCTACAGCGACGCCGCCCAGCGCACCAACGGCGCCCCCATGGAACGCATCTTCGCGTCGGGCATGCGCGAGTTCATGAAACTGCGCGAGCGCCGCGTGGTCGACCCGTCCGCCCTGCTCGATGGTTCCCGCCGCGCCATGCGCGCCAGCCTGCAGCGCGAGCTCGACACCGTCGAGTCCAACCTCTCGTTCCTCGCCACCGTGGGTTCGGTGTCGCCGTACGTGGGCCTCTTCGGCACCGTCTGGGGCATCATGCACGCCTTCGTGGGCCTGTCGAACCTCCAGCAGGTGTCGCTCGCCACCGTGGCCCCCGGCATCGCCGAGGCGCTCGTGGCCACCGCCATCGGCCTGTTCGCCGCCATCCCCGCCGTGATCGCGTACAACCGCTTCGCGCGCGACATCGACCGCATCGCCATGCAGATGGACACCTTCACCGAGGAGTTCTCCAACATCCTGCAGCGCAACGCCGGCCAGCCCGCCCCGGCCGCCGCCACCGTGCCGGCCTCGATGGGACGCTGA